CATAAAAATTTCGAATATACTTCATGTCCCTTGTGATTTGCCccattattctttttgaaatatagTTTCTATTTTATACAACTATTGTGGAATAATCCAAGTAATACTATATTCCAAAATTGTACTAGTATAACAATAATTTATGGTGGTGAATGTGTTTGGTTAGAGATAATAAAAGCATGATTGGTTAATGTGGATAACttgtcttctttttcttgttttagcCTTGATGTGACTAATGGGAATTCAGATCATGTGATCCAGTTTGGCTTGTTTGGTCGAGGGATAGGTTAATACAAAAAGACCACTTGACCCATATATTTCAATTACATGACTAAAAATGACTAGCCCATGCTCTTTACGTAGGAATTGAGAAATGATCATTTGGGCCTTTATAGCCCAAAGATAAGTTTTCCTTATAAATTTGTCAATAATTGATAAGggcaaaaatgaaaaattatgttgtatgtcttaatcttcttttcttaaacAGTGTGAAATACCtcaacaattcaattaatttgaaatggagggagtattaaGAAAATTACGTAATTACACGATTTAAGATACCATTTGAATTTCAACAAAAGTACCCCTTTTCCTTTGCTATCATTCTTAACATCTAGATACATCATTCTACCTCTATCAGATACATTACAACTTTGTTTGTGTATTATGCATCTGGTACAGATGTTATTGTTCATACACAGCCCCAATTGTTTGAAACTTAAATCAATATGAATCCAGTTTAGTTATGTATTTgatatataactatatatttgatatacaaCTATATATTTGATATGTAAGTTCTTTATCGTTTGCTATGTATCGAGCGAGTGGGCAATCTACTGCGATTTCTAAGAAAATTAGAttattgtaatttgaaaaacttTCAGGATATGATCTAATTAGCGTTCAAATTTCGAtacttttttactttattttttttgtgcaaGTTATATATTTATCCAGATGgtcaaaatagtaatatttgcTAGTCAAATATAAACTAGATCATAAAAGatgtatatgttatgtatatcatacgataatatacaaaaattatacatTCCTAACTATTATTTTTGATAGGCGATTAAACAACATTATTCCCTTATATTTTTAGTTGACCAATATTGACGAAAGCAAGGCAAATCATCATTttctaattataattaataaattgttataaatccattaaataagtggatagtccataaagttagtacatgaacaaccattcatattcactaggttacatgaacctttttggataagtatgtatctatttattatgatacttaatatggtgacctttggaatgatttctcactctataaatagggttgttcattcactattgtaatatatacatatgaagcttacatatacttgaataagaagaaagtcttctcctacatctacttttcttgtcttcttcttataatcttgattttacaacacgttatcagcacgagtctctaccAGTTCAAGTAAAGACTTTCAAAGCCTCGGAGGTAagaatttcctttatttttaaataatgtctaatctttctaaacttgaatttcttgctcTAGACATATCGGGAAAAAGCTATCTATCATGGGCACTCGATGCAGAAATTCATCTTAATGCGATGGGTCTAGCAGACACcatccaagaaaataatcaagcatCGAATCAAAACCGTGCTAAGGCGATGATATTTCTCCGTCATCACCTTGATGAGGGtttgaaaatggaatatctcaCTGTTAAGGATCCTCTGGTGTTGtggaacaatttaaaagatagataTGACCACCTGAAGTTGGTTGTCCTTCCACAGGCACGTTATGATTGGATCCACttgagacttcaagattttaaatctatcaGTGAGTATAACTCttctatgtttaaaattatctcacaattaaaattatgtggagaaaataTCACTGACCATGATATGCTGGAAAAAACGTTTTCCACTTTCCCTGCCTCGAGTATGCTTCTGCAGCAGCAATACCGAGAAATGGGATTTAAAAAGTATTCCGAATTAATCTCACATCTCCTTGTTGCTGAACAACATAATGATTTACTGATGAAAAACCATGAAAGTCGACCTACTGGTTCTATGCCATTTCCTGAAGTAAATACGGCAAATTTTCACCAATCTAAGCGTGAAAAAGGTCGTGGCCCCAGTCGTGGCCGTGGTCGTGGTCGAGGAAGAAATCTCAATCATGGTGATCGTCTTGCACTAAATAATAACATTCAACACCAGCAGtgtaaaaagaagaatgaaaaacatgacgtagtgcagaagaaaaattcagaCAACAAATGTTATCGATGTGGAGGAAAAGGACATTGGTCACGTACCTGTCGTACGCCAAGGCACCTGGTTGAGTTATATCAAGCTTCCCTGAAGGAGGTGAAAAATAACGCAGAAGCCAACTTTATCACGGAAGATACTGTTGAACCCATGCATCTAGATGTAGCGGATTTCTTTGAGAACCCCGAAGGAAAGATAGATCACCTGATAGGTGATGGGTCtgtgataatataaatatatttcattttcgtcGTTTATATGAActagtatgaatatgttttcctagatttgtaaataactaaaaggttgtgtattgtttttgtttagtaataatattataatgtttatttcttttatatcttttatcttgaagaatatatggatacctcaatgatcaatcatgaagatatttgtataattgatagtggaacaacgcacgccatattcaaagatgagaaatacttctcctacttgcttagaagaaaagcaaatgttactacaatttctggtaattcaaacttaatagaaGGCTCCGGAAGAGCTACTATATTTCTGCCTAAGGGGACAAAACTTGTCATAGAAGATGCTTTGTTCTCTTCTAAATCCCCAAGAAAcctgttaagttttaaagatattcgccgaaatggatatcatgttgagacaataaatgaaatgaatgttgaatacctTGGTATTACCAAGATTGTCTCAAACCAGAAATATGTAttggagaaattatcaactttatcttctggcctgtattatgcaaaaataagtaCGATTGAAGCACACTCTATCGTAAACCAGAAGTTTACTGACTTAAAGACTTTTGTGCTTTGGCATGACCGAATAGGTCATCCtggatcaataatgatgagacgaatcattgaaaactcaaatggtcatccattaaagaacctgaagattcttacaaatgatgagttttcatgtgctGCTTGCTACCAAGGCAAATTGATTACTAGGCCATCACCAATGAAGGTTAACATTGAATCCCCTCAATTTTTGGAACGaatacatggggatatttgtggacctattcacccatctagtgggtcgtttagatattttatggtcctaatagacgcatcttcaagatggtctcatgtgtgcctcttatcatctcgcaacctggcgtttgcaaaattattggcacaaatgaTACGATTAAGAGCGCAATTTCCAGATTATCCCATTAAGACaattcgtcttgataatgctggcgaattcacatcccaagcttttgatgcttattgCGTATCGGTAGGGATAAAAGTTGAACATCCTgtagctcatgttcatactcaaaatggccTTGCTGAGTCATTTATTAAGCGCTTACAATTGATAGCAAGACCTCTACTTATGAAAAGTGAGTTGCCTACTACTGTTTGGGGTCATGCTATCTTACATGCAGCATCACTTGTTCGTCTCAGACcgactcattataataaatactccCCATTACAATTGGTATTTGGTCATGAACCAAATATTGCTCATCTTCGAATTTTTGGATGTGCTGTATATGTGCCTGTAGCACCACCTCAGCGCACCAAGATGGgccctcaaagaaggttaggcatatatgttgggtttgattcaccctcaataattcgctaccttgagccattgacgggagatttattcact
The window above is part of the Solanum pennellii chromosome 5, SPENNV200 genome. Proteins encoded here:
- the LOC107019176 gene encoding uncharacterized protein LOC107019176, whose amino-acid sequence is MGLADTIQENNQASNQNRAKAMIFLRHHLDEGLKMEYLTVKDPLVLWNNLKDRYDHLKLVVLPQARYDWIHLRLQDFKSISEYNSSMFKIISQLKLCGENITDHDMLEKTFSTFPASSMLLQQQYREMGFKKYSELISHLLVAEQHNDLLMKNHESRPTGSMPFPEVNTANFHQSKREKGRGPSRGRGRGRGRNLNHGDRLALNNNIQHQQCKKKNEKHDVVQKKNSDNKCYRCGGKGHWSRTCRTPRHLVELYQASLKEVKNNAEANFITEDTVEPMHLDVADFFENPEGKIDHLIGDGSVII